A single window of Nicotiana sylvestris chromosome 3, ASM39365v2, whole genome shotgun sequence DNA harbors:
- the LOC104243955 gene encoding RING-H2 finger protein ATL58-like isoform X1 has product MSYTGKGYSDSSTTAAVEGSSHLKLYQAFIFSVPIFFAFVLLLFFYIFYLRRRRVDWSSLRMRSPQLQHTATGADELSRCELGLKKEVREMLPIIVFTESFSVKDTQCSVCLGDYQADDRLQQIPVCGHTFHMDCIDLWLATHSTCPLCRQSLLTPAKASSETPHTSAETSDRTSAEESGDETSRRSGSDCPKVGQLNVEPRTTDERVIEPSSQDASEVDNVDHERDSRDDAM; this is encoded by the exons ATGTCTTATACTGGAAAAGGCTACTCTGATTCCAGCACTACTGCTGCTGTTGAAGGTTCATCTCACTTGAAGCTTTATCAAGCTTTCATTTTTTCAGTTCccattttctttgcttttgtacttttgttgtttttttacatattttatcTTCGCCGTCGGAGGGTTGACTGGTCTTCTTTAAGGATGAGGAGTCCACAGTTGCAGCACACCGCTACGGGAGCTGATGAATTGTCAAGG TGTGAATTGGGGTTGAAGAAGGAGGTGAGGGAGATGTTACCAATTATTGTGTTCACAGAGAGCTTCTCAGTTAAAGACACACA GTGTTCAGTGTGCTTAGGTGATTACCAAGCAGATGATAGACTTCAACAGATACCTGTGTGTGGGCATACATTTCACATGGATTGCATTGATCTCTGGTTAGCTACTCATAGCACATGCCCACTCTGCCGCCAATCCCTCCTTACTCCAGCTAAAGCTTCCAGTGAAACACCTCATACTTCGGCAGAAACCAGCGATAGAACATCAGCTGAGGAAAGTGGTGATGAAACATCTCGTCGTAGTGGCTCCGACTGCCCCAAAGTAGGCCAATTAAATGTGGAGCCAAGAACCACAGATGAAAGGGTAATTGAACCCTCTAGTCAAGATGCAAGTGAGGTTGACAATGTTGACCATGAGAGGGACTCAAGGGATGATGCCATGTAG
- the LOC104243955 gene encoding E3 ubiquitin-protein ligase ATL59-like isoform X2, whose protein sequence is MRSPQLQHTATGADELSRCELGLKKEVREMLPIIVFTESFSVKDTQCSVCLGDYQADDRLQQIPVCGHTFHMDCIDLWLATHSTCPLCRQSLLTPAKASSETPHTSAETSDRTSAEESGDETSRRSGSDCPKVGQLNVEPRTTDERVIEPSSQDASEVDNVDHERDSRDDAM, encoded by the exons ATGAGGAGTCCACAGTTGCAGCACACCGCTACGGGAGCTGATGAATTGTCAAGG TGTGAATTGGGGTTGAAGAAGGAGGTGAGGGAGATGTTACCAATTATTGTGTTCACAGAGAGCTTCTCAGTTAAAGACACACA GTGTTCAGTGTGCTTAGGTGATTACCAAGCAGATGATAGACTTCAACAGATACCTGTGTGTGGGCATACATTTCACATGGATTGCATTGATCTCTGGTTAGCTACTCATAGCACATGCCCACTCTGCCGCCAATCCCTCCTTACTCCAGCTAAAGCTTCCAGTGAAACACCTCATACTTCGGCAGAAACCAGCGATAGAACATCAGCTGAGGAAAGTGGTGATGAAACATCTCGTCGTAGTGGCTCCGACTGCCCCAAAGTAGGCCAATTAAATGTGGAGCCAAGAACCACAGATGAAAGGGTAATTGAACCCTCTAGTCAAGATGCAAGTGAGGTTGACAATGTTGACCATGAGAGGGACTCAAGGGATGATGCCATGTAG
- the LOC104243963 gene encoding uncharacterized protein — MSKIEEIDSRVKAYLYDIGYHRWFRVHATVNRTWTMTSNIAESLNAVTKYARELPIVELLEYMRTLLERWTKEKLLKAKGTFTYIGFKFNKELDNNRILSHKLRVRASTDYIHTVLDGVRRYIVCFENKRCSCRQFQLDELPCPHALAALRHKDESFEQYCSPYYTRAILLRTYKIPVNPLPDESK; from the exons atgtcaaagattgaagagatTGACTCCCGTGTTAAAGCATACTTATACgatattggctatcatagatggttTCGAGTACATGCTACGGTAAACAGAACTTGGACTATGACATCAAACATTGCAGAGTCGTTGAATGCTGTAACAAAATATGCAAGAGAGTTGCCGATAGTAGAACTATTAGAGTATATGAGGACCCTTCTTGAACGTTGGACGAAGGAAAAGTTATTGAAAGCAAAGGGTACATTCACATACATTGGGTTCAAATTCAACAAAGAGTTGGATAACAACAGAATATTGTCGCACAAGCTTAGA GTGAGAGCTTCAACAGACTACATCCATACAGTACTAGATGGTGTGAGGCGTTATATTGTTTGTTTTGAAAATAAGAGATGTAGTTGTAGGCAATTCCAGCTTGACGAACTTCCTTGTCCACATGCTTTGGCTGCTTTAAGACACAAGGATGAGTCTTTTGAACAATATTGTTCTCCTTATTACACAAGGGCGATCCTCTTGCGTACTTATAAAATACCAGTAAATCCCCTGCCTGATGAAAGCAAATGA